One genomic segment of Lampris incognitus isolate fLamInc1 chromosome 2, fLamInc1.hap2, whole genome shotgun sequence includes these proteins:
- the LOC130131905 gene encoding inhibin beta B chain: MASLLLRGALAVRAADDSLGCASCGLPAMERDAEEKIIIEIAKQQILDKLHLKERPNITQTVPRAALLTALRKLHTGRVRQDGTLELDNNIPSKNKGYEIVSFADFDETHSSDGLSLSLSFQFLQEHGQSIQVLQSSLWVYARSSENPHRNSRLLARVFLSRDDGSSGSNRTLVMEKMLEVQESNWHTFPITRTLQAFLDGGQHRLQLEVICNEDGKNLCSPSDPINPLHQPFLVAQVRLRDSHSKHLIRKRSLRCGDDVTVCCKRDFYIKFKDIQWQDWIIAPEGYHMNYCMGQCPQHLSGSPGIASSFHATVFSQLKVNGINTAVSSCCIPTERRPLSMVYFNSQHSIVKTDVPDMIVESCGCT; encoded by the exons ATGGCATCCTTGTTGCTGAGGGGGGCCCTGGCCGTGCGTGCGGCAGACGACTCCCTGGGTTGCGCGTCCTGCGGCTTGCCGGCGATGGAGAGGGACGCGGAGGAAAAGATTATCATAGAAATCGCAAAGCAACAAATTCTAGATAAGCTACACCTGAAAGAGAGACCGAACATCACCCAGACGGTGCCCCGAGCAGCGCTCTTAACCGCGCTCCGCAAACTGCACACGGGCAGAGTCAGGCAGGACGGCACTTTGGAGCTGGACAACAATATACCTTCCAAAAACAAAGGATATGAAATAGTGAGCTTCGCAGATTTTG ATGAGACACACAGCAGTGATGGGCTCAGCCTCAGCCTCAGCTTCCAGTTCCTGCAGGAGCATGGCCAGAGCATCCAAGTGCTCCAGTCCTCTCTGTGGGTGTACGCCCGCTCCTCTGAGAACCCTCACCGAAACTCCCGCCTCCTCGCCCGTGTCTTCCTTTCCAGAGATGATGGCAGTTCTGGCTCCAACCGCACCCTGGTGATGGAGAAGATGCTGGAAGTGCAGGAGAGCAACTGGCACACCTTTCCCATCACCCGCACACTGCAGGCCTTCCTAGACGGTGGCCAACACCGGCTACAGCTGGAGGTGATCTGCAATGAAGATGGGAAGAACCTTTGCTCCCCGAGTGACCCCATCAACCCCCTCCACCAGCCCTTCCTGGTGGCGCAGGTACGCCTCCGTGACAGCCACTCCAAACACTTAATCAGGAAGCGCTCATTGCGCTGCGGCGATGATGTGACCGTGTGCTGCAAGAGGGACTTCTACATCAAGTTCAAGGATATCCAGTGGCAGGATTGGATCATTGCACCTGAGGGTTACcatatgaactactgcatgggtCAGTGCCCCCAGCATCTGTCTGGCTCCCCGGGTATAGCCTCCTCCTTCCACGCCACCGTCTTCAGCCAGCTGAAAGTCAACGGTATCAACACGGCTGTGTCCTCATGCTGCATTCCCACAGAGCGCCGACCCCTCTCCATGGTGTACTTCAACTCACAGCATAGCATTGTCAAAACGGACGTCCCCGACATGATAGTGGAGTCTTGTGGGTGCACATAA